The genomic interval GACGCGGTGCATGCACAGCAAGTCGCTAAAATCGGTCGCCAAGATTGATCGACCTACGATTTGCTCCATCACCCTCCCACCTGAAATGATCTGTCGCCATGAAAACGCCCGCCGTTGTTAACTTTGCCCCCGAACCCCACAGCGTCGAACTACGCGAAATCGAGATTCCTGAAATCGGTGCCGACGATGTGCTGATCGAAGTCGCCAATGTTGGTGTGTGCGGCAGCGACCTGCACCAATGGACGGCAAACCATTCTTGGCCGGTCAACTATCCCGTGGTACTGGGGCATGAATTTGGCGGAACGATTACCCAATGCGGCGAGAACGTCACCCAATGGTCGGTCGGTAGCCGAGTGGTCAGCGAAACCGCCGCCATCATCAACCCCGATGATCCGATGACGCGTCGCGGCTTGTACAACTTGGACCGCTCTCGCAAAGGATTCGGGTACGGCACTGACGGCGCGATGACGCGGTATGTTCGCGTCCCGTCACGAATTTTGCATCACGTCCCCGACAACCTGCCGATGCATCATGCCTGTCTGACCGAACCCTGTTGCGTCGCGTATAACGCCGTCGTCAAGAATGGCGGGATCGAACCTGGAGATCGCATCCTGGTACTCGGCCCCGGCACGATCGGTATCCTCTGTGCCGCCATGGCCAAACTATGCGGAGCACAGGTCGCCATTGTGGGCTTACCCAACGACAAGCCACGTCTGGACATCGCAAAGCAATATGGATGCGAGACGATCGTCGGCAATCCGGTGGATTGGGCGTGCCAGCGTGACGGCCTGGGCTGCGATGGCGTCGTCGACGCCGCCGGCAGTAGTGCCACGCTCCGCATCGCCATCGACTGTGTTCGTCCCGCGGGCTGGATCAGCAAAGTCGGCTGGGGGCCCGAGCCGCTCGGGTTCAGCATCGATCCGCTGGTCCAAAAAAATGTTCGTTTGCAAGGTAGCTTCAGCCACAACTGGCCGATCTGGGAGCGCGTGATCGAACTGCTCAGCAGCGGACAACTCGACGTCGAACCGATCGTGGGCGGCGTTTGGCCCATCGAACAATGGCAGACCGCGTTCGAGAAAATGCACCACGGCGAGATCGTCAAAGCCGTCTTGCAACCATCTGTTTGAACGGAGATTTGCTCGGCCTACGTTGAGTCGTGTCCTGGATTGTTCATCAGCCGCTGCCGCAAACGGTTATTGAGTTTCAGAATCAACCACCACCGGTTTGAGCTTCAAATGGCTTTGACCAATTGCCCGCGAAGTACTGTGAACATATCGCCGCGCGGTCCCGACCGAATTGGTCATACGCTCCGCAAAGACATAGCCACTGGGAACAACGACAATCCCCGCAGGTGAGACATAAAACCTCCTGGCGTCACGATCGGGATCAACGCCGATGGTTTCCCCAGCGGGGATCTGAACGCGTTTGTCCACGATACAGTTCCTCAAGATCGCGTTCTGGCCCACCGTGACATCGTGAAATAAGACGGAGTCGTGAACGTTTGCCCCGCGTTCGAATTGGACGTTGGGCGAGATCACACAGTGCTCGACGTTCGCGCCACAGACTCGCACACCATTGCTCAGCAACGTCTGGCTCACGACACCGGGTCTACCCGATGGATCGTCACAGATCATGGCGGGCGGGGCAGCGACATCGTATTTTCGAACCGGCCAATCTTGGCAGTAGAGATCCAGTGGCGGATGCGTCTTCAACAAATCCATGTTGGCGATGTAGTACGAGTCGATCGTGCCGACATCACGCCAGTAGGGCTGCACAGTACTCTGACAGGCATCGCTCTGACAGGCATCTTGGCCGTGACAAGCATCTTGCATTGGATGGCCGATGACACGGTAGTTGTCGATCATCCGAGGGATCAGGTCCTTTCCAAAATCATGGGAGGAACTCGCGTCGGCGTGATCACGGATCAACTCCCGAAAAAGTGTCTCCGCACTGAAGACGTAAACTCCCATCGACACCAACGCTTGATCAGGTCTGTCGACGGATGGTTGCGGTTCCGTCGGCTTTTCGTTGAACTCGTAGACTCGATGATGTCGATCGATCGACATCACACCGAATGCACGAGCATCATCAATGCCGACCTCCATGCACGCGATTGTCACATCAGCACCTCTTGAGAGATGTTCATGGATCATCTGCGTGTAATCCATGCGGTAAATATGGTCACCCGACAGGACGACGACCATCTTGGCTCCGCTGTTTCGGATCAAGTCATGGTTCTGATAGATCGCATCGGCCGTTCCCGCGTACCAGGAATCTCCGGTTCGCATCTGCGGTGGGACATCCATGATGTACTCCCCCAGGTCAGGATTGTAGATTCCCCAGCCATCACGCAAGTGTTTCTGCATCGACAGCGATTTGTACTGAGTCAGCACCAGGACTTGACGCAAACCCGAATGCAAACAATTGCTGAGTGTGAAATCGATGATGCGATACTGGCCGCCGAAAGGAACCGCCGGCTTGGCCCGGTGCATCGTCAATGGCGCAAGCCGCGAGCCCACGCCACCCGCCATGATGAAGGTGAGCGTGTTGGAAAGCACAGTCATGGTCAGTCGCTCCGGTAGCGAGTTTCATTTGCCAAGTCAAGCTTGCGAACATCGCATGCAGGATGTTGCGTAGGGCAATAACTCCAGCCGACCGGGATCGATCTCCGCGTTGCAATGTGTACAGATGCCGTATGTCCCCAATTCGATTTGACGCAGCGCGCGATGAATTTGCTGGATCTCGGCCAAGTTCGCGTTGCCGATCGACGATAAGACTTCGTCGTCCTCCAACTCCACGGCGCGTTCCTCCCAATCGTCGTTGGTCTTGCGGGAGAGATCCGAATCGATTCTCTCTGTTCGCGCCACCAGCTCCTGAAGCTTGGACTCCAATTGCTGCCGGGTTCTGTCGAGCGATGCAGCGTCAGCTTGAGTTTTCATGGATCATTTTTGGGGTTGGAGAGAGAGGCAAAGTCTATAAGCCGGTGATAGGCGTGTGGGCAATTCTTATGCCGTGCCTTCATGATTCAGGAAAACGGCTGATTCACTCATCTCCCTCGGAGTTTTTCACATCACCCACGTGCCATCGCGTACCAAGACGTGCCATGACGCACAGTGCGTACCAATGTGAGACCGAGAGTGCGCTTGGGTGTCATGGCCGCAAACACTGCAACATGACACACAGTCTGCCATGCAGTGCAAAAAAACGCATGGTTTCGCGGCGTCTCAGTGACGCGGCGCTCCGCAATGATCATCCGCCTTGATCCGGTCCTCATGTCAAAGAAGGATTGGCACGACGATTGCGGCGTCTGGACCACGACGATTGCGGCGTCTGGACGACGAATGGTTGATGACGCCTTGGGGCAGGATCATGGAGCTTCAAGCGGTCCACCGAAAACTTCGTTTCGTATTCACGTTAAGGGAAAAAAGATGGGCATGCTCTCACGTCAGCTTCACTCCGCTCCCAGTGCCATTGATCGTATGCGTGAGGAGTTCGATCGGGCGCTTCAGAATCTCTGGAACGGCAACGGAGAGTGGGAAGGAGCAACAAGCGTCGGCAAATGGGAACCGAGTGTCGACATTTCAGAAACCGACTCGACACTGGAGGTCAAAGTGGACTTGCCGGGTATCAAACCGGAGGACATCGACATCAGTGTCACCGACGACATGTTGACGATCAAAGGACAGCGACAAGAAGAAAAGAAGACGGAAGACAAGGAACGCAAGGTCCACCGGGTAGAACGTCACTACGGATCGTTCTATCGCAGCATTCCACTACCACCGGGCACCAAGCCCGACGATGTGGTAGCGGAATCAGATCACGGAGTGGTCACGATCACGTTGCCAAAGACGGAGCCGACCAAGGCCAAAAAGGTGTCGGTAAAACCCAAATAGACGCGAGCGTCGTTGTTCAAGCGGGGCTCCCCAAACCGTTGGCTGCGTATCAAGGAGCCCCGCTTGCACGGTTTAGCCGTAGTGGATCTTGTTAAAGATCCCACCGCTACAGGATCTTCAACTACCCTAAAGATAAGCGGGACACTATCGCGTGGCGGCTGATACGCGAATCCTGTTTTCGCACGCACCCCAGCGTTTCTTTCACTCGCGTCGAACCTGAATCTCTAAACGCATCGTCAAGACAGTTGAGAAAAGCTGGCTTGATTCTCAAACAATTCGTTGACGCAGGTGCTTGCTGACGTCAACCCCTTACTGCGTCAAACTTTGAAACGCACTGAAATACCTTCGCCCAAACTCCTTGAGTGATGCGGTATTGAAGTGCACCAAATCGGAGTTGGCGGTGAGGCCGTCCGAGGGGACGTAACCGGTATGGGGCATCTCCTGAGCCAACTCACGGTGGGCTGCGTCGATCTTCTTGCGTGCTTCATTCCATGGTCGCTCGGCAAACTGCCCCAGTCCTCCAATCAAGATCGGAACGTCGCCACCGGACAGTGTTCGTAAACGCTCCAGAGTGTCTTGCAGCTTTGGCTTGTAGATCTTTGCCGCATCGTCGTTGGAATCGGATTCACCCTGATGCCACAGGATTCCTTTAACGGCCCCCGATTGCTTAGCCAACTCAATGCGTTTCGCCGCGTCGTCGTAAGGATGCGTTTTGGTGCTGGAGTGGTATCCGCCTGGTTGCCAAGCGGAGATCGGAGAACCGCCCACGGCACAAGGAATCAACCCGACCGTGACATCCGGGTTCGCCTTGGCGTACTGGATGGCAAAGGTGCGTCCCAAACCGACGCCGGCAACGGACTTGTCAAAGTGGACCGGGGCGATCGCGGGCACCCACTGGCCTGCCTTATTGAGCATCATGACGTTGGGAAACGGCTGGCGGTCTTCGTCACCCATTTTCCCTCGTCCAGCCATGTTGGACTGACCGGCCAGCACAAACAGATGCATGGGTTTGGCGGACTCCGATTCCGTGCGGACCAAGGTCACGCCGCCGAGATCGAGGTGAAACGTCGACTCGGCATCCGCCGTCAGCTTCAGCGTCTTGACCTGTGATGTGTCGGCGACTTCGATCGTCCCCAAGGACTTGCGGTCAAACTCCATCATCAGCCGAGGCTGGGAATCGGTATCCAAGTCCGGCCGAACGACGCGTTGGTGAGAAGTCAGAGCAAGTGCACCCGTTGTGGATCGATCGTCGATCGACGCCGTGACCTGAGTCCCTGCGACGCTTGCATTGGCGTGCACGATGATTTCGTAGTTTCCCGGTTGATGGAATTGCACGTCAAAGGAAACTGAGTCGGTCGGCCGAGTCCAGTTGCTGAGCCAATCGTGCGCCCATCCGTTGCCGTTGGCAAAGCCGATTTCGCCAGATGAGTGTGCTTCGACCGCCGGCAGAAACACACTCGGTACTTCCTCGTATCCCACCGGGATCGGACGCGGAGCGGTGATGATGGGCTGAACTTGCCGGTGGTGCCGATCGATGGCTGCAGAGAGTCGGTCCACGATCTCGGGGTGCTGTTTCGAAATGTCAGTCGCTTGCCCAGGGTCGGTTTGCATGTCAAACAGTTGCGTTTTGCCCTTTTCGATTGTCAATCGAAACCGCTGGTCGCGCGCGGCGGCGCGTCCAAGTTGATCGAGGTTCGCTTTGTCGGGGCGAGAAGTGATCAGCACGCGATCGGCAAAACTCTCGTCGCTGCCGTCTTTCAACAGTCGCACCAAACTACGGCCATCCAAGGGGTGGGCCGGTTTCCAATCGATCCCGGCGAGTTCGGCAAGCGTTGGCAGCAAGTCGATGTGAGCAGCGATCTGCTGGCAGTCCTTTGCCTGAAGCTGCCCCGGCCATCGGATGAAACACGGCACGCGAACCCCGCCTTCGTGGACACTTCCTTTGGCGCCCCTCATCCCGCCGTTGTAACGCGGTCCGTTCGGGCCGTTGTCGGTCAAGAAAACGACGATCGTGTCGTCACTGAGTTGCCGCTGTTGCAACTTGCTGAGCAAACGACCAATGTTGGCATCGATGTTTTCGACCATCGCATACACGGCAGCCGTTTTTGCGGACAGTATTCCGTCGCTGTATTTGCTGAACCACTGCTGAGAGATTTGAAAAGGTCCGTGCGGTGCGTTGTACGGGACGTAACACAGAAAAGGTCGCTCGCCTGCTTCGTCGATGAAACTCAACGCAGCGTCGGTGATCAAGTCCGTGATGTATCCCTTTGTTTCAATGGCCTTGCCGTTGAACTCCAAAATCGGATCGTCGTAAAGATTCCAGTGACCACCGCAGAATCCATAAAACTCCTCGAAGCCTTGACCGAGTGGATGGTTGGGATACTGGGCACCGTTATGCCACTTTCCAAAACAGCCCGTGCGATAGCCTGCGTTGGCGAAAACCTCCGCCATGGTTTCTTCGTCGCCTCGCATCACCTCCAATCTTTCCGAGACACCCGCCACGCCACAACGTCCTGGATAGCGCCCCGTCAAGAGAGCGGCACGGGTCGGTGCACAGACAGGAGAAACAAAGAAACGCTGCAAACGAACGCTTTCGTGACTCAACTGATCCAAGACGGGTGTGTTGATCGAGTCGTTCGCATGGCAATGCAAATCACCCCATCCTTGATCGTCCGTCATGATCAAGAGCACGTTCGGAGGCTTGCTGGCATTGGAGGAATCGGCTGCCACGAGGGAAAACGGCAGGATCGCGGAAACCAATCCAAGCAGCATGCCGAGTCGTCCGGCAAGAATGAGCGTTGATGTCATGTTGAGTTCTTTCTCTGGCGAATCCCGCTACGGGGCGCTAAGTACGTCAGTCTTTCCAGACTGACATTCAGGGGAGTACGTCAGTCTTTCCAGACTGACATTCAGGGGTACGTCAGCCTGGAAAGGCTGACGTACTTGTTACGGGGTGCGGATAAGTTTAACGGTTGTATCAGAAGTGAACTGAGGAATGTTTCGATTCGACCAGCCGAGCCGATCGAGTCGATCCTCACTGCACAAGGCATTCACACACCGCCAAACACCGCACGGACGCGAGCTTTGGCGCCCCCCCCATTGTATCTGGACAAACACGTTGAATGAGCCGCGTTTGCGGTGAGACGATTCGCGTGAAATATCCAGAATCTGGGTGCTGTCCAATACTTCATGAAACTCTCGCTGCGCATGGATGCCATGAGAATCAAACGTAAACGCCTGTCTCTATCGTGTTTCATCGCCTCCGGTCTGCTGGTTGCGGGTGGATGCACGAGTGTTGGTCAATATTCTCACGGCCATGCCAAGACGGCGGCGGTAAGCCCACCTGCTGGATCCCTAGCGGTCGCTTCCTCCGAATCGACGGAGACATCGGATTCCTCATCGG from Stieleria varia carries:
- a CDS encoding zinc-binding dehydrogenase; translated protein: MKTPAVVNFAPEPHSVELREIEIPEIGADDVLIEVANVGVCGSDLHQWTANHSWPVNYPVVLGHEFGGTITQCGENVTQWSVGSRVVSETAAIINPDDPMTRRGLYNLDRSRKGFGYGTDGAMTRYVRVPSRILHHVPDNLPMHHACLTEPCCVAYNAVVKNGGIEPGDRILVLGPGTIGILCAAMAKLCGAQVAIVGLPNDKPRLDIAKQYGCETIVGNPVDWACQRDGLGCDGVVDAAGSSATLRIAIDCVRPAGWISKVGWGPEPLGFSIDPLVQKNVRLQGSFSHNWPIWERVIELLSSGQLDVEPIVGGVWPIEQWQTAFEKMHHGEIVKAVLQPSV
- the glgC gene encoding glucose-1-phosphate adenylyltransferase, with protein sequence MTVLSNTLTFIMAGGVGSRLAPLTMHRAKPAVPFGGQYRIIDFTLSNCLHSGLRQVLVLTQYKSLSMQKHLRDGWGIYNPDLGEYIMDVPPQMRTGDSWYAGTADAIYQNHDLIRNSGAKMVVVLSGDHIYRMDYTQMIHEHLSRGADVTIACMEVGIDDARAFGVMSIDRHHRVYEFNEKPTEPQPSVDRPDQALVSMGVYVFSAETLFRELIRDHADASSSHDFGKDLIPRMIDNYRVIGHPMQDACHGQDACQSDACQSTVQPYWRDVGTIDSYYIANMDLLKTHPPLDLYCQDWPVRKYDVAAPPAMICDDPSGRPGVVSQTLLSNGVRVCGANVEHCVISPNVQFERGANVHDSVLFHDVTVGQNAILRNCIVDKRVQIPAGETIGVDPDRDARRFYVSPAGIVVVPSGYVFAERMTNSVGTARRYVHSTSRAIGQSHLKLKPVVVDSETQ
- a CDS encoding TraR/DksA family transcriptional regulator, which encodes MKTQADAASLDRTRQQLESKLQELVARTERIDSDLSRKTNDDWEERAVELEDDEVLSSIGNANLAEIQQIHRALRQIELGTYGICTHCNAEIDPGRLELLPYATSCMRCSQA
- a CDS encoding Hsp20/alpha crystallin family protein — translated: MSKKDWHDDCGVWTTTIAASGRRMVDDALGQDHGASSGPPKTSFRIHVKGKKMGMLSRQLHSAPSAIDRMREEFDRALQNLWNGNGEWEGATSVGKWEPSVDISETDSTLEVKVDLPGIKPEDIDISVTDDMLTIKGQRQEEKKTEDKERKVHRVERHYGSFYRSIPLPPGTKPDDVVAESDHGVVTITLPKTEPTKAKKVSVKPK
- a CDS encoding sulfatase-like hydrolase/transferase, with protein sequence MTSTLILAGRLGMLLGLVSAILPFSLVAADSSNASKPPNVLLIMTDDQGWGDLHCHANDSINTPVLDQLSHESVRLQRFFVSPVCAPTRAALLTGRYPGRCGVAGVSERLEVMRGDEETMAEVFANAGYRTGCFGKWHNGAQYPNHPLGQGFEEFYGFCGGHWNLYDDPILEFNGKAIETKGYITDLITDAALSFIDEAGERPFLCYVPYNAPHGPFQISQQWFSKYSDGILSAKTAAVYAMVENIDANIGRLLSKLQQRQLSDDTIVVFLTDNGPNGPRYNGGMRGAKGSVHEGGVRVPCFIRWPGQLQAKDCQQIAAHIDLLPTLAELAGIDWKPAHPLDGRSLVRLLKDGSDESFADRVLITSRPDKANLDQLGRAAARDQRFRLTIEKGKTQLFDMQTDPGQATDISKQHPEIVDRLSAAIDRHHRQVQPIITAPRPIPVGYEEVPSVFLPAVEAHSSGEIGFANGNGWAHDWLSNWTRPTDSVSFDVQFHQPGNYEIIVHANASVAGTQVTASIDDRSTTGALALTSHQRVVRPDLDTDSQPRLMMEFDRKSLGTIEVADTSQVKTLKLTADAESTFHLDLGGVTLVRTESESAKPMHLFVLAGQSNMAGRGKMGDEDRQPFPNVMMLNKAGQWVPAIAPVHFDKSVAGVGLGRTFAIQYAKANPDVTVGLIPCAVGGSPISAWQPGGYHSSTKTHPYDDAAKRIELAKQSGAVKGILWHQGESDSNDDAAKIYKPKLQDTLERLRTLSGGDVPILIGGLGQFAERPWNEARKKIDAAHRELAQEMPHTGYVPSDGLTANSDLVHFNTASLKEFGRRYFSAFQSLTQ